The Rhodococcus sp. ABRD24 genome contains the following window.
CAGGAGGGTCGCAAGCTCGGTGTCGACCCTCTGACTGGGCATGAGATCGTCGCGAAGGAGGGCCGATTCGGCCCGTACGTGACCGAGATCCTGCCCGAGCCGGAGGCCGCACCCGAGCCGGACATTGTGCCGGTCGAGACCGGCGCCGACGGCACGGTCAAGACCACAGCGGCCAAGAAAGCGCCTGCGAAGAAGGCTGCCAAGAAGGCCGCCGGCCCCAAGCCGCGCACCGGCTCGCTGCTCAAGTCGATGGACCTGGAGACGGTCACACTCGAGGATGCGCTGCGACTGCTGTCGCTGCCGCGGGTCGTCGGTGTCGATCCCGAGTCCAAGGAAGAGATCACCGCGCAGAACGGCCGCTATGGCCCGTACCTGAAGAAGGGCACCGACTCTCGTTCGTTGGAGAACGAGGAGCAGATGTTCACGGTGACCCTCGAGGACGCGCTCAAGATCTACGCCGAGCCCAAGCGTCGCGGCCGGCAGGCCTCGGCGGCGCCGCCGCTCCGGGAACTCGGAAACGACTCTGCGACGGGCCAGCCGATGGTGATCAAGGACGGACGATTCGGTCCGTATGTCACCGACGGCGAGACCAATGCGAGCCTGCGCAAGGGCGACGAGGTGGAGTCCATCACCGACGAGCGCGCCTCCGAGTTGCTCGCGGATCGTCGTGCACGCGGGCCGGTGAAGAAGAAGGCCGCCGCGAAGAAGGCGCCAGCCAAGAAGGCTGCGGCCAAGAAGACGGCAGCGAAGAAGGCGCCGGCGAAGAAGGCTGCTGCGAAGAAGACGACTGCCGAGAAGTCGTGACGCGAGTTGTCGGCACGGATCGATAGGGTCGGTTCGTGGCAGGTGTCTTCGATCGATTGGTCGGCCAGGAGCATGTCGAGGCCGAGCTGACGGCTGCCGCGGTCGCCGCCCGGGGTGGCGACCGCGGGTCGCGGATGACGCACTCGTGGCTGTTCACCGGTCCGCCCGGTTCGGGTCGTTCGGTAGCGGCGCTGTGTTTCGCGGCAGCCCTGCAGTGCACATCGGACGGTGCCCCGGGATGCGGCCACTGTCAGCCGTGCACGACGACGATGGCCGGCACTCACGGTGACGTCCGACGCGTGGTGCCCGAGGGATTGAGCATCAGCGTCCACGAGATGCGCGGGATCGTGCAGACGGCGTCCAGGCGGCCGAGTACCGGACGCTGGCAGGTGGTCGTCATCGAAGACGCGGACCGGCTCACCGAGGGCGCCGCGAATGCGCTGCTCAAGGTCGTCGAGGAGCCGCCGGAGCGAACGGTGTTTTTGCTGTGCGCGCCCTCGGTCGATCCGCAGGACATCTCCGTGACGCTGCGTTCGCGGTGCCGGCACGTGCCCTTGGTGACCCCGTCGGTAGGCGCGATCGCCCAGGTTCTGCGGGAACGGGACCAGTTGGATGCGGAAGCTGCGGCGTGGGCAGCCTCCGTCAGTGGTGGTCACGTCGGTCGTGCCCGACGGCTCGCCCGGGACGAGGACGCTCGGTCGCGGCGCAAGCGTGCACTGTCATTGGCTGAGGCCGCGATCCGTCCCGGAACCGCGTACGCGGCGGCAGAAGAGCTCGTGCAGGCTGCCGAGCGCGAGGCGAAGGAACTCACCGCCACGCGGGACGAACGCGAAACCGAGGAACTGCGTACGGCGCTCGGTGCCGGTGGCACCGGAAAGGGCGCGGCGGGCGCACTGCGTGGATCGGCAGGCGTCCTCAAAGACCTGGAACGACGTCAGAAGTCGCGGGCTACCCGCACCGGACGCGATTCGCTCGACCGCGCACTGATGGATCTCGCCGGTCTCTACCGTGATGCGCTGGCGGTCGCTTTCGGCTCGAATGCCGTCGCCAACCACCCGGACATGGCGGACCAGGCGGCGAAGTTGGCGGCACGGACCCCCAAGGAGGGCCTGCTGCGCTGCATCGAGGCCATCCTCGAGTGCCGGGAGTCGCTGGAGATGAACGTCAAGCCCAAGTTCGCGGTCGGTGCACTCGTCGCGCGGCTGGGCGCGGAGTTCCGCTAGCGGCGCCCGATTTGCGTTGGGGCAGGGGGTGCAGGCTAAACTCGCGTGCGCCGAAAGGCACGCTGCCTTAGCTCAGTCGGTAGAGCATTTCACTCGTAATGAAAAGGTCGCGAGTTCGATTCTCGCAGGCAGCTCAGCAGTAGGGCCCCTCACCACGGGAAACCGGGTGGGGGGCCTTTGCGTGTTGCCGCCGTGGTGCTACCGGCACGTGCGGCGAGTCCATTCGATGGCGTTGATGCCGCCGCCGCACATACGGCTGCCCGGGCGGGCCGTTGGCCGTGGCGGCGACTCAGGTCTCTTCTCTGAGGGGACAATGGGCTGCACTGTGCGCAGAACGTTCTCGACAAGAGGCGGACATCGTGTTGATGCAGATCTTCTGGCTGATCATCCTGGTCGGCGCTCTCGTGACCTTGATCCCCGTTGCTCGGCGAGTCTTCCGCCGTAACGACGGCGACTGACGCCCCGAAACCGCTCGACAAGTTTGTGGAGACCCGCCATGCTCGGAGGGTGGGTGAATCACTGAAGCACCGCGTGCGGGAGAAGCTGCTGCGGCAGCTGGCCGAGAACGGCGGCCACCCGGTCGAGGAGTTCGAGGGTGACGATCCGCGTCTGGTAGCGATCGACGGTGACCTCGCCGCGCTCGAGGAGGTCGCTGATGACGACCCGCTGGTGGAGGAGTTGTCCGCGAAATACTGGGTTCCATAGTCGTTCGTCAGCCGTTCATCACCGATCTGCTCGAGCCGTTCTGTCGCGTCCTTTGGCGATTGACCTGGCGATTTGGTGTTCCGCGAACGGTTCGCGTAACTTATTCCAGGTCAGAGCGACACGGACACCGACCCGGGCCTGAGGGACTGGGAAAACGAGGTTGTACGGAGAGCGCCTGGCGAATCTGCTTCGACTGGTTCAGGATCTCGGATTTGCGTTCGGGTGTTGATCTGGTTAGGCTGGAACAGTTGCCCCGAAACGATGAGCCTGTGGGTTCGGAGTGGTGGTGTGCGCGTGTTCTTTGAGAACTCAACAGTGTGTCGATGAATGTCAGTGCCAATTATTTTGGTGCCCCGCATCTTTTTTGGGTGTGGGTTTGCTGATTGTTCCATTCTTCCGTCTGGGATGGTCAGCGCAATAGCTAGTTTGAGTTTTTTTGCTAGTGATTTGACTCGATGTCTATGACTGATTGGTGGCTTCGGCTGCGTAATCTAGAGTCTTCAACGGAGAGTTTGATCCTGGCTCAGGACGAACGCTGGCGGCGTGCTTAACACATGCAAGTCGAGCGGTAGGGCCCTTCGGGGTACACGAGCGGCGAACGGGTGAGTAACACGTGGGTGATCTGCCCTGCACTTCGGGATAAGCTTGGGAAACTGGGTCTAATACCGGATATGAGCCTCTACTGCATGGTGGAGGTTGGAAAGGTTTACTGGTGCAGGATGGGCCCGCGGCCTATCAGCTTGTTGGTGGGGTAATGGCCTACCAAGGCGACGACGGGTAGCCGGCCTGAGAGGGCGACCGGCCACACTGGGACTGAGACACGGCCCAGACTCCTACGGGAGGCAGCAGTGGGGAATATTGCACAATGGGCGAAAGCCTGATGCAGCGACGCCGCGTGAGGGATGACGGCCTTCGGGTTGTAAACCTCTTTCAGCAGGGACGAAGCGAGAGTGACGGTACCTGCAGAAGAAGCACCGGCCAACTACGTGCCAGCAGCCGCGGTAATACGTAGGGTGCGAGCGTTGTCCGGAATTACTGGGCGTAAAGAGCTCGTAGGCGGTTTGTCGCGTCGTCGGTGAAAACCAGCAGCTCAACTGCTGGCTTGCAGGCGATACGGGCAGACTTGAGTACTGCAGGGGAGACTGGAATTCCTGGTGTAGCGGTGAAATGCGCAGATATCAGGAGGAACACCGGTGGCGAAGGCGGGTCTCTGGGCAGTAACTGACGCTGAGGAGCGAAAGCGTGGGTAGCGAACAGGATTAGATACCCTGGTAGTCCACGCCGTAAACGGTGGGCGCTAGGTGTGGGTTTCCTTCCACGGGATCCGTGCCGTAGCTAACGCATTAAGCGCCCCGCCTGGGGAGTACGGCCGCAAGGCTAAAACTCAAAGGAATTGACGGGGGCCCGCACAAGCGGCGGAGCATGTGGATTAATTCGATGCAACGCGAAGAACCTTACCTGGGTTTGACATATACCGGAAAGCCGTAGAGATACGGCCCCCCTTGTGGTCGGTATACAGGTGGTGCATGGCTGTCGTCAGCTCGTGTCGTGAGATGTTGGGTTAAGTCCCGCAACGAGCGCAACCCTTGTCCTGTGTTGCCAGCACGTAATGGTGGGGACTCGCAGGAGACCGCCGGGGTCAACTCGGAGGAAGGTGGGGACGACGTCAAGTCATCATGCCCCTTATGTCCAGGGCTTCACACATGCTACAATGGCCGGTACAGAGGGCTGCGATACCGTGAGGTGGAGCGAATCCCTTAAAGCCGGTCTCAGTTCGGATCGGGGTCTGCAACTCGACCCCGTGAAGTCGGAGTCGCTAGTAATCGCAGATCAGCAACGCTGCGGTGAATACGTTCCCGGGCCTTGTACACACCGCCCGTCACGTCATGAAAGTCGGTAACACCCGAAGCCGGTGGCCTAACCCTTGTGGAGGGAGCCGTCGAAGGTGGGATCGGCGATTGGGACGAAGTCGTAACAAGGTAGCCGTACCGGAAGGTGCGGCTGGATCACCTCCTTTCTAAGGAGCATCTCCTTCTCGGACCAGCACGTAGGTGTTGGGGGAGTGAGGCAGAGGCCGTTGAGTGAACACATGTTTCACTGCGGTTGCTCATGGGTGGAACACTGACTGTTTCGTCTGCGTATCGGATGGCCATGATGGTTGTTCGGCAGGTGATATATCGGCATACTGTTGGGTCCTGAGAGAACACGTGAGTGTTTCCTCGAAGGAGAGACGATCCTGTTCGGATGTCAGGCAGACCGCACTACTTCGGTGGTGGGCATGGTGCTGGCGGAGTTCGAGTGGGGTGTGTTGTTTGAGAACTGCACAGTGGACGCGAGCATCTTTGTTGTAAGTAATGAAGAGCGTACGGTGGATGCCTTGGCACCAGGAGCCGATGAAGGACGTAGGAGGCTGCGATAAGCCTCGGGGAGCTGTCAACCGAGCTGAGATCCGAGGATGTCCGAATGGGGAAACCCAGCCACAGTGATGTGTGGTTACCCGCGCCTGAATATATAGGGCGTGTGGAGGGAACGTGGGGAAGTGAAACATCTCAGTACCCACAGGAAGAGAAAACAACAGTGATTCCGTGAGTAGTGGCGAGCGAAAGCGGAAGAGGCTAAACCGTGGATGTGTGATAGCCGGCAGGCGTTGCATTCGTGGGGTTGTGGGATTCATTTTGTCGATTCTGCCGAGTCGGCCGACAGTAAGAAATCGTTGTGTTAGTCGAAGTGGTCTGGAACGGCCTGTCGTAGAGGGTGAGAATCCCGTAGACGAAAACATGACGACTGTCGTAGTGGACACCCAAGTAGCAGCGGGCCCGTGAAATCTGCTGTGAATCTGTCGGGACCACCCGATAAGCCTGAATACTCCCTGGTGACCGATAGCGGACTAGTACCGTGAGGGAAAGGTGAAAAGTACCCCGGGAGGGGAGTGAAATAGTACCTGAAACCGTGCGCTTACAATCCGTCAGAGCCTTTGCACCTTCGGGTGGGGGGTGATGGCGTGCCTTTTGAAGAATGAGCCTGCGAGTTAGTGACATGTCGCGAGGTTAACCCGTGTGGGGTAGCCGTAGCGAAAGCGAGTCTGAATAGGGCGTTCGTAGTGGCATGTTCTAGACCCGAAGCGGAGTGATCTACCCATGGCCAGGGTGAAGCGACGGTAAGACGTCGTGGAGGCCCGAACCCACTTAGGTTGAAAACTGAGGGGATGAGTTGTGGGTAGGGGTGAAAGGCCAATCAAACTCCGTGATAGCTGGTTCTCCCCGAAATGCATTTAGGTGCAGCGTCGCGTGTTTCTCACCGGAGGTAGAGCTACTGGATGGTCTAGGGGGCCCACAAGCTTACCGAAATCAGCCAAACTCCGAATGCCGGTGAGTGAGAG
Protein-coding sequences here:
- a CDS encoding DNA polymerase III subunit delta'; its protein translation is MAGVFDRLVGQEHVEAELTAAAVAARGGDRGSRMTHSWLFTGPPGSGRSVAALCFAAALQCTSDGAPGCGHCQPCTTTMAGTHGDVRRVVPEGLSISVHEMRGIVQTASRRPSTGRWQVVVIEDADRLTEGAANALLKVVEEPPERTVFLLCAPSVDPQDISVTLRSRCRHVPLVTPSVGAIAQVLRERDQLDAEAAAWAASVSGGHVGRARRLARDEDARSRRKRALSLAEAAIRPGTAYAAAEELVQAAEREAKELTATRDERETEELRTALGAGGTGKGAAGALRGSAGVLKDLERRQKSRATRTGRDSLDRALMDLAGLYRDALAVAFGSNAVANHPDMADQAAKLAARTPKEGLLRCIEAILECRESLEMNVKPKFAVGALVARLGAEFR